In Alteromonas naphthalenivorans, one DNA window encodes the following:
- a CDS encoding DUF2884 family protein, whose protein sequence is MKIKQLFPLALVTSSLLSVPAFAFETSCDIELDGHLQYYQGLITVDMQNGSTMSIDDTYHLVINGESVSLNNEQQQWVNTYYDRIDTAIPMTLNIASEGLEIASVAVSEVFGELLGGDNKLTEDFDTMFTSLNEKLATSFYDDSGNIKVDTAKFDEPGFFDESWEDEFEAQFESLISESMGRILIAVGTQMLWNGGDMEAFEEKMERFGETIEHRVESQAAALEEKGDALCEVLQEANYAENKMQTSIPGLGGLDLIDMRSGEMKM, encoded by the coding sequence ATGAAAATTAAACAATTATTTCCACTTGCCTTAGTAACTTCATCTTTACTTAGCGTGCCAGCGTTTGCTTTTGAGACTAGCTGCGATATCGAATTAGATGGCCATCTTCAATATTACCAAGGCCTAATTACTGTCGACATGCAAAATGGTTCTACCATGTCGATAGATGACACCTACCATTTAGTGATTAACGGTGAGAGTGTGTCGTTGAACAACGAACAGCAACAATGGGTAAATACCTATTACGACCGTATCGATACTGCTATCCCCATGACCCTTAATATCGCAAGTGAAGGGTTAGAGATTGCGAGTGTCGCCGTTTCAGAAGTATTCGGTGAACTGCTTGGCGGCGATAATAAGCTTACTGAAGATTTTGATACGATGTTTACATCGCTTAACGAAAAGTTGGCAACGTCTTTTTATGATGACAGCGGCAATATCAAAGTGGATACGGCTAAGTTTGACGAGCCAGGCTTTTTCGACGAAAGCTGGGAAGACGAATTTGAAGCGCAATTCGAGTCGCTAATTAGTGAATCAATGGGCCGAATCCTCATTGCTGTTGGTACGCAAATGCTATGGAATGGTGGCGATATGGAAGCGTTCGAGGAAAAAATGGAGCGCTTTGGGGAAACTATTGAACACCGTGTTGAATCACAAGCTGCAGCACTTGAAGAAAAAGGCGATGCGCTATGTGAAGTGTTGCAAGAAGCTAATTATGCAGAAAACAAAATGCAAACCAGCATTCCTGGGTTAGGTGGCTTAGACTTAATCGATATGCGCAGTGGCGAAATGAAAATGTAA
- a CDS encoding mechanosensitive ion channel family protein codes for MEVSSTVRDNFMHLVKDFFPSLTMHDPLYNALALGTILTIAIVIYVFARLIVRPEIARWVSKTTNIWDNALQEHGFFRRLMHLFPALFIFLATPVLIEEASVLYGLLIKSALLYMLYSGLLGIYAILSTVEDVYNASALSKRAPITGFIQVTKLGFAILTILFSISLIVDKSPLLLVSGLTAIAAVLLLIFRDTILGFVAGIQIAANRMFNTGDWITMQKYEVDGEIKEIGLTNVKVQNWDKTISTLPTYNLTTEAVKNWRGMQESGGRRIKRSVYIDVHSIKLCDNEMLERFSKIRYISEYIEKKTNELRAYHRDYSIDESDLLNSRKLTNIGTFRAYLESYLRKHPSVNQEMTLMVRQLPPNEIGLPLELYCFSIEKDWVKYEKVQADIFDHVMAMLSLFDLVAYQRDGHLGYLSSAMDISQSEQD; via the coding sequence GTGGAAGTAAGCTCAACTGTACGTGATAACTTCATGCATCTAGTGAAGGATTTTTTTCCATCACTGACCATGCACGACCCGCTATATAATGCGCTAGCATTGGGCACCATATTGACGATAGCGATTGTCATTTATGTATTTGCAAGGTTGATTGTTCGCCCTGAAATAGCAAGATGGGTGTCAAAAACCACCAACATTTGGGATAACGCATTACAAGAGCATGGCTTCTTCCGCCGTCTTATGCATTTATTCCCTGCCCTGTTTATATTCCTTGCTACCCCAGTGCTTATTGAAGAAGCCTCTGTGTTGTATGGCTTATTAATAAAAAGTGCGTTGTTGTACATGCTTTACAGTGGGCTGCTGGGTATTTACGCCATTTTGAGTACGGTGGAAGATGTTTACAATGCCTCTGCGCTGTCTAAACGTGCACCTATTACTGGCTTTATTCAAGTCACCAAACTCGGCTTTGCCATTCTTACCATTTTGTTCAGCATCTCGTTAATTGTTGATAAAAGCCCCTTACTCTTAGTGTCTGGCTTAACCGCTATTGCCGCAGTTCTATTACTCATTTTTCGCGATACCATATTAGGTTTTGTGGCGGGTATTCAAATTGCTGCTAACCGCATGTTTAACACTGGTGACTGGATCACCATGCAAAAATACGAAGTCGATGGTGAAATTAAAGAAATAGGTTTAACCAACGTAAAAGTGCAGAACTGGGATAAAACCATTTCAACGCTGCCTACCTATAATTTGACCACCGAAGCGGTTAAAAACTGGCGAGGCATGCAAGAATCTGGTGGACGCAGGATAAAGCGCTCTGTGTATATCGATGTTCATTCTATTAAATTATGTGACAACGAGATGCTAGAACGCTTCTCTAAAATTCGTTATATCAGCGAGTATATCGAGAAGAAAACAAATGAACTGCGTGCTTACCACAGAGACTACTCTATTGACGAGTCTGATTTATTAAATAGCCGCAAGCTAACCAACATCGGTACCTTCAGAGCTTATCTAGAATCCTATCTGCGCAAACACCCAAGTGTGAACCAAGAAATGACCTTGATGGTGCGCCAACTGCCCCCTAACGAAATTGGCCTGCCGCTAGAGCTATATTGTTTTAGCATTGAAAAAGATTGGGTGAAATATGAAAAGGTTCAAGCGGATATTTTTGACCATGTAATGGCCATGCTTTCTTTGTTTGACTTAGTTGCTTACCAGCGTGATGGCCACTTAGGGTATTTATCCAGTGCCATGGATATAAGCCAAAGCGAACAAGACTAG
- a CDS encoding acyltransferase, producing MIRTLFSPVTFVVHTALQIANLALWGGLIILFGVIKLILPSGKVTEAWNSVMHACLFSFGRVSVLLIRLFNNVNIECAVHGELSKDRWYLIIANHLSYLDIVLLIEFATHRIPAPKFFLKKELIWLPFVGLGAWALDMPFMHRYTKAYLEKYPEKKGKDLETTRASCEKFRTVPTTVINFVEGTRFTTQKHHQKRSPYETLLPPKAGGVSFTLAAMGELFTNVLDISLLYPENKRHPMMAMLSGTMTKIIIDVNVMPVPALQQHSTLSEPEFRTTFQDWLNAMWKNKDSRIKRLLES from the coding sequence ATGATCCGTACCTTGTTTTCCCCTGTAACTTTCGTTGTTCACACTGCGCTTCAAATAGCTAACCTTGCGCTGTGGGGAGGGCTGATCATCTTGTTCGGCGTCATTAAACTAATACTCCCTTCAGGTAAAGTTACCGAGGCGTGGAATAGCGTCATGCACGCTTGCTTGTTTAGTTTTGGCCGCGTTAGCGTATTGCTTATTCGCCTATTCAATAACGTAAACATTGAGTGTGCGGTTCATGGCGAATTGTCGAAAGATAGATGGTATTTAATTATCGCCAATCATCTTAGTTACCTTGATATTGTGTTACTAATTGAATTTGCCACTCATCGCATACCGGCTCCAAAATTCTTTCTTAAAAAAGAGTTAATTTGGCTTCCATTTGTAGGGCTAGGAGCTTGGGCCTTAGATATGCCGTTTATGCACAGATACACCAAGGCCTACTTAGAAAAGTACCCTGAGAAAAAGGGTAAAGATCTAGAGACAACACGAGCATCATGTGAAAAATTTCGTACGGTGCCCACCACTGTTATTAATTTTGTTGAAGGCACCCGCTTTACCACACAAAAACACCATCAGAAACGAAGCCCTTATGAAACCTTACTTCCGCCTAAAGCGGGAGGCGTATCTTTTACATTGGCTGCAATGGGTGAATTATTTACTAATGTGCTCGATATTTCATTGTTGTATCCAGAAAATAAGCGCCACCCAATGATGGCTATGCTAAGTGGCACAATGACCAAAATCATAATCGATGTTAATGTGATGCCTGTGCCCGCGCTTCAGCAACACTCTACGTTGAGTGAACCTGAGTTTCGCACCACTTTTCAAGATTGGCTAAATGCCATGTGGAAAAATAAAGATAGCCGTATCAAACGTCTTTTGGAGTCGTAA